From the Dysgonomonadaceae bacterium PH5-43 genome, the window TGCGTAAACACTTCAACATAATCCATTTCATACTTTGAAACGAATTGTTTCATACAATTAAAACAATCTGTTTCGCACTTCGACATAATTTGTTTCCTTGGGTGAAACTACTTGTTTCATATAGGTGAAACACCTTGTTTCATACTATTAAAACTACTCGTTTCAAACGGTTGAAATAGAACTAAGAACTAAGAGCTGGCGCAAAGCGTAAGCTCGCAAGCTCGCAGATAAAAACTAAAAGATAAAAGATAAAAGATAAAAGTTTACGCGAAGCGACTCTAATAACCTGAGTTTCGTTTAAGAAATTGGTTAAAAAAGTTGGTAAGTACGCCTTAAATTTGTATCTTTAAGTCTGAAAAACAACATAATACACAATTTAATGAGCCTACTTACCGAAGACAAAATTACAGAAATTTTCTGTGCTGCCGATGAATTTTGCAAAGAATATGCAGAAGTGATTAAAGAAAAACGTATTTTACCTTCGACAGAAGGTAAGAAAAAGCGTAATCGTTCACACGAAATGTCCGATAGCGAAATAATGACAATATTGATGCTTTATCACTTCGGAAATTTCAAGAATTTCAAATCGTTCTATTTGCTTTACATCGG encodes:
- a CDS encoding hypothetical protein (product_source=Hypo-rule applied; transmembrane_helix_parts=Inside_1_99,TMhelix_100_122,Outside_123_133); translated protein: MSLLTEDKITEIFCAADEFCKEYAEVIKEKRILPSTEGKKKRNRSHEMSDSEIMTILMLYHFGNFKNFKSFYLLYIGGTLRKEFPKQLSYCRFISIQHKVFVPMVLFLNLVCFGQCTGITFVDSTKISVCHNKR